The Candidatus Acidiferrales bacterium genome has a segment encoding these proteins:
- the bioD gene encoding dethiobiotin synthase, producing the protein MPSRFFITGTDTGIGKTTVSALLCAALDAIYWKPIQTGSREGTDRVTVIRLAALPRNRSLPEAYCFAPPVSPHLAARRAGVRIELRKIKLPPLPPQENLIAEGAGGALVPINDTQLMTDLMRHLKLPALLVARTSLGTINHTLLSIAALRAARLDLRGVIMVGRPNRENRSAIEHYGKIEVLGAMPFLKELNRAILLDVFRRNFDRKAFAS; encoded by the coding sequence ATGCCTAGCCGCTTTTTCATCACTGGTACGGACACCGGCATTGGCAAGACAACGGTCTCCGCGCTTCTCTGTGCCGCGCTCGATGCCATCTATTGGAAGCCGATCCAAACCGGCTCACGCGAAGGCACCGATCGTGTCACCGTCATCCGTCTCGCTGCGCTTCCGCGCAATCGTTCTCTCCCGGAGGCGTATTGTTTCGCGCCGCCCGTGTCGCCACATCTCGCCGCGCGTCGTGCTGGAGTTCGCATCGAACTGCGCAAAATCAAATTGCCGCCGCTTCCTCCTCAGGAAAATTTAATCGCGGAAGGAGCCGGCGGCGCGCTCGTTCCGATCAATGACACGCAGTTGATGACCGATCTCATGCGCCATCTCAAGCTCCCGGCTCTTCTCGTCGCGCGAACTTCTCTCGGCACGATCAACCACACTTTGCTTTCCATTGCCGCCTTGCGTGCCGCGCGCCTCGACCTTCGCGGCGTCATCATGGTTGGCCGTCCGAACCGCGAGAATCGCAGCGCCATCGAGCATTACGGCAAAATCGAAGTCCTCGGCGCCATGCCATTCTTAAAAGAGCTGAATCGCGCTATTCTTTTGGACGTGTTTCGGCGTAATTTTGACCGCAAGGCCTTTGCCTCATGA
- the bioA gene encoding adenosylmethionine--8-amino-7-oxononanoate transaminase has protein sequence MTSPLRIWHPFTQEALDPPSLRITKAEGVYLYTADGRRFLDGISSWWVNIHGHCHPAIMSAIAAQTAKLDHVLLAGFTHDAVEDLTLALREVLPQGLAHIFFSDDGSTAVEVALKIAVQYWQNLGHPEKHSIVALEHAYHGDTAGAMSVSDDSLFTDPFRSLRFPVHRVHSAYCYRCPVGKTRATCDVDCLTQLANLLEEKHREIAAVIVEPLLQGAGGMIVHPQEFLQRVRLLCSEFGVLLIADEVLTGFGRCGKMFACELAGVVPDLMCLSKGITGGVLPLAATVCTEEIHRAFVSDDRGRTFYHGHSYTGNSIAAAAAVASLRIFQDEPIFERINAINGIHQDRLAAIQNHPAVGDVRSIGTIAAVELRADDPGYSSRLRPKLYQFFLDAGILLRPLGNVIYILPPYVITSVELNFIHDRIAQSLDRAAEWSVPPRAQAAP, from the coding sequence ATGACTTCGCCGCTGCGCATTTGGCATCCCTTCACGCAGGAGGCGCTCGATCCGCCGTCGCTGCGCATCACAAAAGCCGAGGGAGTTTATCTATACACCGCCGATGGCCGGCGCTTCCTCGACGGCATCTCTTCATGGTGGGTCAATATTCACGGTCATTGCCATCCGGCCATTATGTCTGCCATCGCCGCGCAAACGGCCAAGCTCGACCACGTTCTACTCGCCGGCTTCACGCACGATGCCGTCGAAGATCTCACGCTTGCGCTTCGTGAAGTCTTGCCGCAGGGTCTCGCACACATTTTTTTCTCTGACGATGGCTCAACCGCCGTCGAAGTCGCGCTCAAAATTGCCGTACAGTATTGGCAAAATCTCGGCCACCCCGAGAAGCATTCCATCGTCGCCCTTGAGCATGCCTATCACGGCGATACCGCCGGCGCGATGTCCGTCAGCGACGATTCGCTTTTCACCGATCCTTTCCGCAGCCTGCGTTTTCCCGTGCATCGCGTGCATTCCGCTTATTGTTATCGTTGTCCCGTCGGCAAAACGCGCGCCACCTGCGACGTCGATTGCCTCACGCAGCTCGCGAACCTCCTCGAAGAAAAGCATCGCGAAATCGCAGCCGTCATCGTCGAGCCGCTTCTGCAGGGCGCTGGCGGCATGATCGTTCATCCCCAGGAATTCTTGCAGCGCGTGCGTCTGCTCTGCAGCGAGTTTGGAGTGCTGCTCATCGCCGACGAAGTTCTCACAGGCTTTGGCCGCTGCGGCAAAATGTTTGCCTGCGAACTTGCCGGCGTCGTTCCCGATCTCATGTGTCTCTCAAAGGGAATCACGGGCGGCGTTCTTCCGCTCGCGGCCACGGTTTGCACGGAGGAAATTCATCGCGCCTTTGTCAGTGACGATCGCGGCCGTACGTTTTATCACGGCCATTCCTATACGGGAAATTCCATCGCCGCCGCCGCTGCGGTCGCTAGCCTGAGAATTTTCCAGGACGAGCCGATCTTCGAGCGCATCAATGCCATCAACGGCATTCATCAGGATCGCCTCGCTGCCATTCAGAATCATCCTGCCGTCGGCGACGTTCGTTCCATTGGCACAATCGCCGCGGTGGAATTGCGCGCCGATGATCCCGGCTATTCTTCGCGCCTTCGCCCCAAGCTCTATCAGTTTTTTCTGGACGCTGGCATTTTGCTTCGTCCTCTCGGCAACGTCATTTACATTCTCCCGCCGTACGTCATCACTTCCGTGGAACTCAACTTCATCCACGATCGCATCGCCCAATCCCTCGACCGCGCCGCCGAATGGTCCGTTCCGCCGCGAGCGCAAGCCGCACCGTAA
- a CDS encoding GlsB/YeaQ/YmgE family stress response membrane protein, producing MMYLIWVVVIGILAGWIAGKIMKGHGFGVLGDLIVGIVGALLGSFVFGLLGIGAYGLIGRLVISVIGALILLWLIRLIKK from the coding sequence ATGATGTATTTGATCTGGGTCGTCGTAATCGGCATCCTCGCGGGATGGATCGCGGGCAAAATCATGAAGGGCCACGGATTCGGTGTGCTTGGTGATTTGATTGTCGGTATCGTCGGCGCTCTGCTTGGCAGTTTTGTATTCGGGCTGCTTGGCATCGGTGCGTACGGCTTGATTGGCCGGCTGGTGATTTCCGTCATCGGCGCGCTGATCCTGCTTTGGCTCATCCGGCTCATCAAAAAATAG
- the nadA gene encoding quinolinate synthase NadA: MSESANLISFDTRYSVPPVEAIGDSPAEIFCKQQCIARLKEERNAVILAHNYQRDEVQEIADYVGDSLGLSQQAAATPADVIVFCGVHFMAETAAILCPEKTVLLPDLRAGCSLAATISADELRAWKKRYPDAVVVAYVNTSAEVKAESDYCCTSANAAKVVRAIPADRSILFIPDKFLATVVARETGRANIIAYPGYCHVHRTIRPAQVLSLMEENPDIELLIHPECGCVSSCMARVADGTLPRERTFFLSTEGMMRHISESTADEVAIGTEVGMLHRLRKAAPEKLFRPVNPEAVCEFMKTITLDRILRSLEILEPQICVPPEIAHRARRAIDRMLEIA; encoded by the coding sequence TTGAGCGAATCGGCCAATTTGATCTCTTTCGACACTCGATATTCCGTGCCGCCGGTCGAGGCCATCGGCGATTCGCCCGCTGAAATTTTCTGCAAGCAGCAGTGCATCGCGCGCCTGAAAGAAGAACGCAATGCTGTGATCCTTGCCCACAATTATCAGCGCGACGAAGTGCAGGAGATCGCCGATTACGTCGGCGATTCTCTGGGCCTTTCACAGCAGGCTGCCGCAACGCCCGCTGACGTGATCGTTTTCTGCGGCGTTCATTTCATGGCGGAGACCGCTGCGATTCTTTGTCCGGAGAAAACGGTCCTGCTGCCCGATTTGCGCGCCGGCTGCTCGCTCGCGGCGACGATTTCCGCCGACGAACTTCGCGCCTGGAAGAAGCGCTATCCGGACGCTGTCGTCGTCGCATATGTCAATACTTCGGCTGAAGTGAAAGCCGAAAGCGACTACTGCTGCACATCGGCGAACGCTGCGAAAGTCGTTCGTGCGATTCCTGCCGATCGCTCCATTCTTTTTATTCCTGACAAATTTCTTGCTACGGTCGTTGCGCGTGAAACCGGCCGCGCAAACATCATCGCCTATCCCGGATATTGCCACGTGCACCGCACGATTCGTCCCGCGCAGGTGCTTTCCTTGATGGAAGAAAATCCGGACATCGAACTGCTGATTCATCCGGAATGCGGATGCGTCAGTTCGTGCATGGCCCGCGTCGCGGATGGCACGCTGCCACGCGAGCGCACGTTTTTCCTTTCCACCGAGGGCATGATGCGCCACATCTCCGAATCCACTGCGGACGAAGTCGCTATCGGCACGGAAGTAGGCATGCTGCATCGCCTGCGCAAAGCCGCTCCGGAAAAACTGTTTCGACCAGTGAATCCGGAAGCTGTTTGTGAATTCATGAAAACGATTACGCTCGATCGCATTTTGCGTTCGCTGGAAATTCTTGAACCGCAGATATGTGTCCCGCCGGAAATTGCCCACCGCGCGCGCCGCGCCATTGACCGCATGCTCGAAATCGCCTGA
- the nadC gene encoding carboxylating nicotinate-nucleotide diphosphorylase, producing MTPKVGIAAHVHRMSREDHIRAAFYHGASLTLENPEYLRALRAFTDELLRQDSAAGDLTVDAMEIDAPGCTVEIRAKETGIAAGIEEAAWIYGNAGLNATPVAEDGAAVVRGDVLLRVIGNARELLPLERVIVNLMQRMGGIATATHKLVAVARDASPNAHVIGTRKTPCGLLDKRAIHHGGGGTHRLSLSDAILIKTNHLRLASGNSPAAFHDILSRAWERRKNTAFFEVEVTSIEEALPVARALSALQSASPQACPCVLMLDNFSPADAARAATALRDAGFYDSVLIEASGNVSEAFVAAFAAAGVDAISIGALTHSARALDLSATLIPGTR from the coding sequence ATGACTCCAAAAGTCGGAATTGCCGCACATGTGCATCGCATGAGCCGCGAAGATCACATTCGCGCTGCGTTTTACCATGGCGCTTCTCTGACGCTCGAGAATCCGGAATATCTGCGCGCTCTCCGCGCCTTTACGGACGAACTCCTTCGCCAGGATTCCGCGGCCGGCGACCTGACCGTTGATGCCATGGAAATTGACGCACCCGGCTGCACCGTCGAGATTCGTGCCAAGGAAACAGGTATCGCCGCAGGCATCGAAGAGGCAGCGTGGATTTACGGAAACGCCGGGCTAAATGCAACTCCTGTCGCCGAAGATGGCGCGGCCGTCGTTCGCGGCGACGTGCTCTTGCGCGTTATCGGAAACGCGCGTGAACTTCTGCCGCTCGAGCGCGTGATCGTAAATCTCATGCAGCGTATGGGCGGCATCGCCACGGCAACGCACAAGCTCGTTGCGGTTGCGCGCGATGCCTCGCCGAATGCTCACGTCATCGGCACGCGCAAGACGCCTTGCGGTTTGCTCGACAAGCGCGCCATCCATCATGGCGGCGGTGGAACGCACCGCTTGAGCCTGAGCGATGCGATTTTGATCAAGACGAACCACCTGCGCCTCGCGTCCGGAAATTCTCCTGCAGCATTTCATGACATTCTGAGCCGTGCCTGGGAACGCCGAAAAAACACAGCATTTTTTGAAGTCGAAGTCACAAGCATCGAGGAAGCTCTTCCTGTCGCGCGCGCGCTCTCTGCATTGCAATCGGCATCGCCGCAGGCATGCCCATGCGTTTTGATGCTCGATAATTTTTCGCCAGCCGATGCTGCCCGTGCAGCTACAGCGCTGCGTGACGCAGGCTTTTATGATTCCGTGCTCATCGAAGCGAGCGGCAACGTTTCCGAAGCGTTTGTAGCGGCCTTTGCTGCTGCGGGCGTGGACGCAATTTCCATCGGCGCGCTGACGCATTCCGCGCGCGCACTTGATCTGAGCGCGACACTTATCCCTGGGACGAGGTGA
- a CDS encoding amidase family protein → MATMSKAQIKELAWLDATAQAELVRRKEVQPFELVDATIACIERLNPQLNAVILPLYDQARAAAQSEALPDGPFRGVPFLIKDLVASYAGVRQASGCAFTRDLVAARDSELVRRWKRAGLIIVGKTNTSELGILPTAEPRLFGASRNPWNSNRSTGGSSGGSSSAVAAGFVPAAHANDGGGSIRIPASCCGLFGLKPTRARVPLGPDFGDLLGGLVAEHAVTRSVRDSAALLDAVAGPELGDPYAAPAIARPFLAEVGASPGRLRIGFSAKAPAGAPVHGDCVQAVEDAAKLCAELSHTIEEASPAIDGPVFRDTFVSIWAASVAWNIVIAEHLMRRKARPEDFEPLTWALVEMGRKISAADYMLAWTSLQGMCRRIAQFFETYDMWLTPTVSQPPLPLGHFDAPPEVPLLALSRATDFVAFTPFANATGQPAMSVPLFWNAEGLPVGVHFAARFGDEASLFRLAAQLEQARPWVQRHPPVSA, encoded by the coding sequence ATGGCAACTATGAGCAAGGCCCAAATCAAAGAACTCGCGTGGCTCGACGCGACTGCGCAAGCCGAGCTTGTACGCCGCAAGGAAGTGCAGCCATTCGAGCTCGTGGATGCCACAATCGCCTGCATCGAGCGCCTGAATCCGCAGTTGAACGCAGTCATCCTCCCGCTTTACGACCAGGCGCGCGCGGCGGCACAATCCGAAGCTCTCCCGGACGGCCCTTTTCGCGGCGTTCCCTTCCTCATCAAGGATTTAGTGGCTTCCTATGCTGGCGTGCGGCAGGCGTCCGGCTGCGCGTTCACACGCGATTTAGTCGCCGCTCGGGACAGCGAACTCGTGCGTCGGTGGAAACGCGCCGGCCTCATCATCGTGGGCAAGACCAACACGTCCGAACTCGGCATTCTGCCAACCGCAGAGCCGCGTCTGTTTGGCGCGTCCCGCAATCCCTGGAACTCGAACCGTTCGACCGGCGGCTCAAGCGGAGGCTCATCGTCGGCCGTTGCCGCAGGCTTCGTTCCTGCAGCGCACGCCAACGATGGCGGCGGCTCGATCCGCATTCCCGCTTCGTGCTGCGGGCTTTTCGGACTCAAGCCCACGCGTGCCCGCGTTCCGCTGGGTCCCGATTTCGGCGACCTCCTCGGTGGGCTTGTCGCTGAGCACGCCGTAACGCGCTCCGTGCGCGACTCCGCAGCTCTCCTCGATGCCGTAGCAGGCCCTGAGCTAGGCGATCCTTATGCTGCGCCTGCTATCGCGCGTCCATTTCTCGCAGAAGTCGGCGCCTCGCCGGGCCGTTTGCGCATCGGTTTTTCTGCCAAAGCTCCCGCCGGCGCTCCTGTTCACGGCGATTGTGTGCAGGCCGTCGAAGACGCTGCAAAACTGTGCGCGGAGCTAAGCCACACCATCGAGGAAGCTTCTCCCGCAATCGACGGCCCCGTCTTCCGCGACACTTTTGTCAGCATCTGGGCCGCCAGCGTCGCCTGGAACATCGTCATCGCCGAACACCTGATGCGCCGCAAAGCCCGACCGGAGGATTTCGAGCCGCTCACCTGGGCGCTCGTGGAAATGGGCCGCAAGATTTCCGCCGCCGACTACATGCTCGCTTGGACGTCACTGCAAGGCATGTGCCGCCGCATCGCGCAATTTTTCGAGACCTACGATATGTGGCTGACGCCGACGGTCTCCCAACCGCCATTACCGCTCGGCCATTTTGATGCGCCGCCGGAAGTCCCGCTCCTGGCATTGTCGCGCGCCACCGACTTCGTGGCCTTCACGCCATTCGCTAACGCAACAGGCCAGCCGGCAATGTCCGTGCCGCTATTCTGGAACGCCGAAGGTTTGCCGGTCGGCGTTCATTTCGCCGCCCGTTTCGGCGATGAAGCCTCGTTATTCCGTCTTGCCGCGCAGCTCGAGCAGGCGCGCCCGTGGGTGCAGCGCCATCCGCCAGTTTCGGCTTAG
- a CDS encoding SAM-dependent methyltransferase codes for MSESAKGPVIRDISDTARWVAYYRALETDRPDALFRDPYARKLAGERGEQIVRSLRGGLRMSWSMIVRTALIDEMLQRTLSSEGVDLVLNLAAGLDTRPYRLPLPAALQWVEVDLPEMIGYKSEMLAQETPRCRLERVSLDLSDEAKRRELFARLDGNCRCAFVITEGLLSYLDDEQVAGLTRDLHACGHFQFWLTDLASPKVRQVMNRYWGKQLRAANAPMKFAPEAGEEFFRPHGWEPAEFRGFFQASRELNRPMPRDWMIRLWAKLMPRRTAKMMKLWRTGTVLFRRA; via the coding sequence GTGAGCGAATCGGCAAAGGGGCCAGTGATACGCGATATCTCGGACACGGCTCGCTGGGTCGCCTATTACCGCGCCCTGGAAACGGACCGCCCGGACGCTCTCTTCCGCGACCCCTATGCGCGCAAGCTCGCCGGCGAGCGCGGCGAGCAGATTGTCCGCTCTCTCCGCGGCGGCCTGCGCATGTCGTGGTCGATGATTGTGCGCACAGCTCTCATTGATGAAATGCTCCAGCGCACTCTCTCCTCCGAAGGCGTCGATCTGGTCCTCAACCTTGCCGCTGGACTCGATACGCGGCCATACCGCCTCCCGCTTCCCGCTGCTCTCCAGTGGGTCGAAGTGGACCTTCCCGAAATGATCGGTTACAAATCCGAAATGCTGGCGCAGGAGACGCCGCGATGTCGTCTGGAGCGCGTTTCTCTCGATTTATCTGATGAAGCAAAGAGGCGCGAGCTTTTCGCCCGCTTGGACGGAAATTGCCGCTGCGCTTTCGTCATCACCGAAGGATTGCTCTCGTACCTCGACGACGAGCAGGTCGCCGGCCTCACCCGCGATCTGCATGCCTGCGGCCATTTCCAGTTTTGGCTCACGGATCTCGCCTCGCCCAAAGTCCGCCAGGTAATGAACCGTTACTGGGGCAAGCAGCTCCGCGCGGCCAACGCGCCCATGAAATTTGCCCCCGAGGCGGGCGAAGAGTTCTTCCGTCCGCACGGATGGGAACCGGCCGAATTTCGCGGTTTTTTTCAGGCTTCGCGCGAGCTGAATCGCCCGATGCCCCGCGACTGGATGATTCGCCTCTGGGCCAAGCTCATGCCTCGCCGCACGGCAAAGATGATGAAGCTTTGGCGGACCGGTACAGTGCTTTTCCGGCGTGCTTGA
- a CDS encoding DNA alkylation repair protein, whose protein sequence is MTLAKARKALRRCADSKRARTFRGFFKDTTDIFLGVTTPQMRKVAREFQGLPLRDVRDLMKSKIHEERSLAHAILVLKFRGADERKKGAIFHFYMRNRKYIHEWDGVDDSAPYIAGPYLLRRDKKPIYELARSKSLWDRRIAMVSTWWFIRQGQVHDALKIARLLLKDEEDLIHKASGWMLREAGKRNLQALEKFLKKHHREMPRTMLRYAIERFPQEKRRAYLAGKIN, encoded by the coding sequence ATGACTCTCGCAAAAGCCCGCAAGGCGCTTCGCCGCTGCGCTGACTCGAAAAGAGCGCGCACATTTCGCGGTTTTTTCAAAGACACGACCGATATTTTCTTGGGCGTCACAACACCACAAATGCGGAAGGTCGCTCGCGAATTTCAGGGATTGCCGCTGCGCGACGTGCGCGATTTGATGAAGTCGAAAATTCACGAGGAGCGTTCGCTGGCGCACGCGATTCTCGTTCTGAAATTTCGCGGCGCAGACGAACGGAAGAAGGGCGCGATTTTCCATTTCTACATGCGCAACCGGAAGTACATTCACGAATGGGACGGCGTAGACGATAGTGCTCCCTACATCGCCGGCCCTTATCTTTTGCGTCGTGACAAGAAGCCGATCTATGAGCTGGCGCGGTCAAAGAGTCTCTGGGACCGGCGCATTGCCATGGTTTCGACGTGGTGGTTCATCCGCCAAGGGCAAGTGCACGACGCGCTGAAGATTGCGCGGCTGCTTTTGAAGGATGAAGAGGATCTGATCCACAAAGCATCGGGGTGGATGCTGCGCGAGGCGGGCAAGCGCAATTTACAGGCGCTCGAAAAATTCCTCAAAAAGCATCATCGCGAAATGCCGCGCACGATGCTGCGCTATGCGATCGAACGTTTCCCGCAGGAAAAAAGACGCGCTTACCTCGCAGGAAAAATCAACTGA
- a CDS encoding molybdopterin cofactor-binding domain-containing protein — MAPDQKTAVPIEPERYELRGLPVHFFSMDRRSFMKAIGGGIAILAVAKDALALQESGRRIGMEEKMPREISAWLHIAPDGGVTVYTGKVEIGQNIRTSLAQTVADELHVSLASIQMVMGDTQLTPFDMGTFGSRTTPQMGTQLRSVAWAARSVLVGLAAKKWTVDAGQLVAENGAVSDRSGGRSITYGELAQGQALAQVMPTEDPVTPATEWKIAGQPIHKIGARDFVTGRHKYTPDLKLPGMLYGKVLRPSAFGATLTSVDLSAAKAMPGVIAVRDGDFVGVAAPDELTAERALAAIKAEWNTTPQSSSKELFDYLKKNAEENPAEENRYRQTKGSMSDGLAAAAHRLEATYTIAYIAHCPLEPRAALADWKDGKVTVWTGTQRPFAVRDEVAQALHISNDTARVIVPDTGAAYGGKHTGECAVEAARLAQAAGKPVHLLWTREEEFTWAYFRPAGVIEIKSGVGANGKLTAWEFHNYNSGAAAIATMYEVPNQIIEFHPVKAPLRQGSYRSLAACANHFARESHMDELAHAAGVDPLEFRMNNLQDDRLRAVYQAAAEKFGWQGRKKAPGRGFGISGGIDKGGHVAAFAEISINLATDEVHIERVVEGWDCGAIVNPDGLKNTISGAVTMGIGGALYEAIEFDNGRILNPHFAQYRVARFKDEPRIEVVLIDRTDQPSFGAGETPIVGLAPAVANAIFDATGLRIRSMPMLQDGKLPKRG; from the coding sequence ATGGCTCCGGACCAGAAGACCGCCGTGCCGATTGAGCCTGAACGCTACGAACTGCGCGGGCTTCCCGTGCACTTCTTCTCGATGGACCGCCGCAGCTTCATGAAGGCGATTGGCGGCGGCATCGCCATCCTGGCGGTTGCCAAGGATGCCCTGGCTCTGCAGGAATCCGGCCGCCGCATCGGCATGGAAGAAAAGATGCCGCGCGAAATCAGCGCATGGCTGCATATCGCGCCGGATGGCGGCGTCACCGTTTACACCGGCAAAGTGGAAATCGGCCAGAACATTCGCACGTCGCTGGCGCAGACCGTCGCGGACGAATTGCATGTGTCACTCGCGTCAATTCAAATGGTGATGGGCGACACGCAACTGACGCCATTCGACATGGGCACGTTCGGCAGCCGCACCACGCCGCAGATGGGCACGCAGCTTCGTTCCGTTGCGTGGGCTGCGCGAAGTGTGCTGGTGGGCCTCGCGGCGAAAAAGTGGACCGTCGATGCGGGTCAGCTGGTTGCTGAAAACGGCGCTGTCTCCGACCGTTCCGGTGGACGCTCGATTACGTACGGCGAGCTTGCGCAGGGCCAGGCTCTCGCGCAAGTGATGCCCACCGAAGACCCCGTGACTCCCGCCACCGAATGGAAAATCGCCGGCCAGCCGATTCACAAAATCGGCGCGCGCGATTTCGTCACTGGCCGGCACAAATACACTCCGGATTTGAAGTTGCCGGGAATGCTCTATGGCAAAGTCCTGCGGCCCAGTGCGTTTGGTGCGACTCTCACTTCTGTGGATCTGAGCGCGGCAAAGGCGATGCCCGGCGTTATCGCCGTGCGCGATGGGGATTTTGTCGGTGTTGCCGCGCCGGATGAATTGACGGCTGAGCGTGCGCTCGCGGCGATCAAAGCCGAATGGAACACGACTCCGCAATCATCAAGCAAAGAGCTTTTCGACTACTTGAAGAAAAACGCGGAAGAAAATCCCGCCGAAGAGAATCGCTATCGCCAGACGAAAGGCTCGATGAGCGATGGCCTAGCCGCGGCAGCGCACCGCCTCGAAGCGACATACACCATCGCCTACATCGCGCACTGTCCGCTCGAACCCCGCGCCGCTCTCGCCGACTGGAAAGATGGCAAAGTGACGGTCTGGACCGGCACGCAGCGGCCGTTTGCTGTTCGCGACGAAGTGGCTCAGGCGTTGCACATTTCGAACGACACTGCGCGTGTCATTGTCCCTGACACAGGCGCTGCCTATGGGGGAAAGCACACCGGCGAATGCGCGGTCGAGGCTGCCCGCCTCGCACAGGCTGCGGGCAAGCCCGTTCATCTGCTCTGGACGCGCGAAGAGGAATTCACGTGGGCGTACTTCCGGCCCGCGGGCGTCATCGAAATCAAGAGCGGCGTCGGTGCCAATGGCAAGCTCACGGCTTGGGAGTTTCACAACTACAATTCCGGCGCGGCCGCCATCGCCACGATGTACGAAGTCCCCAATCAAATCATCGAATTTCATCCCGTGAAGGCGCCGCTGCGCCAGGGTTCGTATCGTTCGCTCGCCGCTTGTGCGAATCATTTTGCACGCGAATCTCACATGGACGAACTGGCCCATGCCGCCGGCGTCGATCCGCTCGAATTTCGCATGAATAATCTTCAAGACGATAGATTGCGCGCTGTCTACCAGGCCGCCGCGGAGAAATTCGGCTGGCAAGGACGCAAGAAAGCGCCGGGGCGCGGCTTCGGAATCTCCGGCGGCATCGATAAAGGCGGCCACGTTGCGGCGTTCGCGGAAATCTCGATCAATCTCGCGACGGATGAAGTCCACATTGAGCGCGTTGTGGAAGGATGGGACTGCGGCGCCATCGTGAATCCGGACGGACTGAAAAACACCATCTCCGGCGCAGTCACCATGGGAATCGGCGGCGCGCTTTACGAAGCCATCGAATTCGATAATGGCCGCATATTGAATCCGCATTTTGCGCAGTATCGCGTGGCGCGATTCAAGGACGAACCCAGGATCGAAGTCGTGCTCATCGACCGCACGGATCAGCCGTCCTTCGGCGCTGGCGAAACGCCAATCGTGGGCCTTGCCCCTGCTGTCGCCAATGCAATTTTCGACGCAACCGGCCTGCGCATCCGCTCGATGCCCATGTTGCAAGACGGAAAGCTGCCGAAGCGAGGCTAG
- a CDS encoding (2Fe-2S)-binding protein, producing the protein MARVTELNVNGTPHALDVDADATLLSVLRDQLDLTGTKYGCGEGQCAACTVLIDGNPRHSCQIRVGAVGKHHITTIEGLEKNGVLHPVQQAFIDADAMQCAYCTSGMILGAVAMLKVQPNPTEAQIANYMNGHICRCGVYQRITEAIQLAASRMKGNA; encoded by the coding sequence ATGGCCAGAGTTACGGAACTGAACGTCAATGGAACGCCCCACGCGCTCGACGTTGACGCCGACGCCACGCTCCTCAGTGTTCTGCGCGACCAGCTTGACCTCACCGGCACGAAATACGGCTGCGGCGAAGGCCAGTGCGCCGCATGCACGGTGCTGATCGACGGAAATCCGCGCCATTCCTGCCAGATACGCGTCGGCGCCGTCGGCAAGCATCACATCACCACAATCGAGGGCCTCGAAAAAAACGGCGTGCTGCACCCGGTGCAGCAGGCGTTCATCGATGCGGACGCCATGCAATGCGCTTACTGCACGTCGGGCATGATTTTGGGCGCCGTGGCCATGCTGAAAGTCCAGCCCAATCCTACCGAAGCGCAAATCGCCAATTACATGAACGGCCACATTTGCCGGTGCGGCGTTTATCAGCGGATTACGGAAGCGATTCAGCTCGCCGCCTCGCGCATGAAGGGGAACGCATAA